The Amaranthus tricolor cultivar Red isolate AtriRed21 chromosome 2, ASM2621246v1, whole genome shotgun sequence genome contains the following window.
TCGGGTTGATTTTGGATTAGGTTTTTCGGTTCAGTTTGGAATCgggttttgtgtccatattattttcacataattgtaaatcatttttgaagtcgACTCGAATTAGGTTCGGTTATAAGGTCAGGTAAATTTCTAATCATCAAGTCTGTTTTCAATGCCTCTAACAGgacaaaaaaaagtttttttgtttgtaaatGTTGCAATCTCAAAACATAAAGAACACTGaatgttaataatttttattatataccaTATGAAAGTAATTCTTGTGAAATGTTgtcaattttgatttttcaagCCAACAAAAGTGCAACAAAAACATATATGCACAATTCAAGACACATAACTCATGAAATCTTGATCTAACAATAGTGAAATCATTGTATCAGCTGTTAGGCATATTTCTAGCTCCACACTTCTTCCTCCATCACGCCCTGGATTTGCCATCACCTTCCCATCATCCTTATTGGTTTGTCCATCTCGAACTGCAATCGTTCTACCAAGTCCAAATCTAGGCTCATTCATGTCGAATCTCGAAGGCAATCCACCTATGATAATAGGTCCATTCGATCCAAATGTAGATGATGACCAACCAGGCTGGGCTACAAAAGGGGACTTAACATAGGACTTAAAAGCAGCGCGAGCTGCTTGATCATCCTGCGCTTTCACAGCTTGTTCTAACACCATTGCAGCCCAACCCAAGCTATTTTCATGTAACTGACCGGTCTTACATTGCCCTCGAGCCATCATAGAATAATTCCCAAAATACTCTTGACATAATGGCGGGTTGTAATGAGGCCGGCTGTTGACAACCAAGTAACAGGTTGTCAACATATCGTATGGCTCATTTCGAGCCTTTGTGATGGACTTCCATACAAGGGCAGCTAAGCAGTTGAAAGGCGAGATAGATATCGAGTCATTGCTGCACTCAGCAATGACCTTGGTTTCGAGCGATGCAATAGTTTCAGCTGAGAATTGAAAAATCCGTTTTCTTAGCTGAACACCCAAATCAAATCGGGATATGAACTCATCAGGGTGCACGTAAGGGAGCTTGATATTTGGACTAATTCCTTCTGGGAACGATGTCCTATACATAGGCACCCGAGATATCATTGCAGGGCACGAATTCGTTGCATCTAAGTCGTAGATTTCAGACAAGGTTTCGATGAAATGCCACAAAGTAGTGGCATCCGCCACACTATGGTTCATAGTAAACCCAACGAAAACACCATCGACAAGTTGTGTAACTTGAACAGATAGCAGAGCTCGATAATGGCCATCATAATTGACAATCCCTcgttcacccaagtcaaagaGTGTGCGAGTGAGAGGAACGACATCAGAAAAAGAAGAGAGTATATTGGACAATGACATGGTAAGGGAATCCGTCTGAGCAAGGATGAACCGTGCACCAGGCCCCTTGTTGCTGTCAACATAGATCCAGGAACAATGTTCATCTGCATACTTTTTGGTAGCCAGGCAGCCTGCCAAAGGGTGAAAATGAAGGAGGGCAATCGACAACGAGCGCTTTAGCTTGTGTGCGAATGCGACACTGTCAAACCCTGGTGGCTTGTTAAAGAGTAGACCCTTGTGGATGTAGTGTAAAGATAGCATGATTAGATCATCTGGTGCTAAGTAATGGATCTGTTTCGAATCGTCGAATCTGTGTTTTGGTTTTATGAAACATTCTGAGATTATGTTTACTTGACATGGATTATTCTGCATCATTTGTGTTTGATGGGTTTATGTGAAAGTCTTGTTTAGGATGGAATGGTTTGTTTAATTTAGGTTTTGAAGATAAAATGGAAAGATGCTGTGCTCAAGTTGAGCTATAATGTAGAGCAACTAGCTATGAATAATGAAAGTCAAATCCAATTTGCAATTAAGGTAAGCtaataagaaataataaatGGGCCATTGACATATACAAGGTTAGTGGAgatcaaattaatttatgaattaaTAATACAACCCGTTTTGTGTGAGACCATTTCATCATTAGACGAGCGCATGTACATAATCAGCCTAATAAAGATGGTTTTATCGTGAAAAtgtcttatttaagaatttgtgttaataaCATAAACAAATCCATCATTCCAATGCCAAAAATTGGGTTCTAGTTATGCGTGATTTGAGAGAGTCGAATTTACGCAATTTTACTATTGTTTACGATTGATTAACATTAATAAGAAGTTCGCCTGATATAGTGAgttattttatatgattcatTATAACTTGAAGCCAAAATTATATAAATCTTTAGCCTatcaaatagaaatatattactATGAAATAATACTACTACCCTTATTTAATTGTTTTGTCTAAAATGACCTAATTTATAAGGTTCACGTTTTAGAATTTTGGGTTAATAAAGTGATTGAAGTAATCTTTTCATCTTTGTAATGCGAATTCAATTCTCAATACTTACATaaagattaaagattaattttcatttCCCATTTGTTTATAAGAAATTCTCCTTATCTTCACCTTTGGCTAGCCCTGAGTTTTGTGATACTCGGGATAAAACCTTAATTATAGGCCTTTAACAGCAAAATATACTATTATGAACCTCTACCTATTAACTATTAAAGCattgtttttcaaaaaatttttgGATGGCCCTGACACATAGGCCCGTCTTGCTCTCTTATAGTGCTGACCTACCAACTATTCTAACCCAATATACCTAACTTCTTATTCTCCAAATGTTGAATTGTACATTTCGGAATCATTGAATTAATCACCAGTCTACTTTTCACAGATAATTGCTTTGCAAAATCGTTGCATAGCTGATACCACTTGATATATACaattattattagttattaccACTATTAATCACGTTTGTTTCCAGTTCTCCACCAAGGTTCAGGAGCAATTGAATTAATCACATCACTTATATACTTTTAGGTCATTAATCAGTTATTGTTGTAATTTTAATC
Protein-coding sequences here:
- the LOC130802341 gene encoding uncharacterized acetyltransferase At3g50280-like: MMQNNPCQVNIISECFIKPKHRFDDSKQIHYLAPDDLIMLSLHYIHKGLLFNKPPGFDSVAFAHKLKRSLSIALLHFHPLAGCLATKKYADEHCSWIYVDSNKGPGARFILAQTDSLTMSLSNILSSFSDVVPLTRTLFDLGERGIVNYDGHYRALLSVQVTQLVDGVFVGFTMNHSVADATTLWHFIETLSEIYDLDATNSCPAMISRVPMYRTSFPEGISPNIKLPYVHPDEFISRFDLGVQLRKRIFQFSAETIASLETKVIAECSNDSISISPFNCLAALVWKSITKARNEPYDMLTTCYLVVNSRPHYNPPLCQEYFGNYSMMARGQCKTGQLHENSLGWAAMVLEQAVKAQDDQAARAAFKSYVKSPFVAQPGWSSSTFGSNGPIIIGGLPSRFDMNEPRFGLGRTIAVRDGQTNKDDGKVMANPGRDGGRSVELEICLTADTMISLLLDQDFMSYVS